The following is a genomic window from Deltaproteobacteria bacterium.
GCAGCAGCTCCGGCTCCTCAGGCGCCAGCAACTCCGGCAGCAGCTCCGGCTCCTCGGGCACCACGGCCACGGGCAGCGGCTCGAGCGGATCCATCGGCGGCTCGGTGGGCGGCTCGAGCGCTGGCGCTTCGGCGGGCGGCGGCAGCGGCACCTCCGGCACGAGCGTGACCAACCCGGGCACGCTCGCTGGCGGCGGCTGCAGCTGCG
Proteins encoded in this region:
- a CDS encoding MYXO-CTERM sorting domain-containing protein; protein product: SSSGSSGASNSGSSSGSSGTTATGSGSSGSIGGSVGGSSAGASAGGGSGTSGTSVTNPGTLAGGGCSCGTGPAPADTALFGLALAALAARRRRR